A genomic stretch from Lathyrus oleraceus cultivar Zhongwan6 chromosome 2, CAAS_Psat_ZW6_1.0, whole genome shotgun sequence includes:
- the LOC127118476 gene encoding uncharacterized protein LOC127118476, which produces MRSLMQPKIWRFVCFVSSVVGLLSYALSSSFNHLFGKWNFLKVFLYTIFSFIICLTILYANTCQTSSISLGLKAHLVFSVFTITTVYSFFFDKANGKPDLYSLISCAAFAIMSLSLSKQTHFGFEVDLLYFFCGYLTLQLMKIKLFLVVVGVIFSYFLIILRFYLGNPIESVHHRLQFQDQHSVVIQVQPESSTASENVHLIIREESNNSESAQVNSGQENMDLRPVIQTNSVDKGRIKMEKYTRTLTKMNEKLNQMIWPEFINNINNNNNNHFIVWQHSYKITGMENVIDGLNKIVGMMVKSGFKTQCCELYNSFRDNFLNMCLCRLGLQDVNLYDFEDKSTQSLINAFYMTLRILLPNERRIWGRVFSGFSLDCCIFSKLKWRRMEIELWKKLLVSETHSGYNRLKDTFLGCEVHPFTHEVMKCILNVSEDKDNAASFHIHDLIQLLHSNLVAKSKNYTNDTLRNLFMLNNNRYIELVARYPPLKTLLGEDWSQKQTSTVHRNIRKYIEYSWNKVLNIIKKSESMAPNVESMRLFNIYFSYICIRESMRRSLNKILLPEYEKFIGRFKDVHGKDVADMYIKYGMSDIEDGLDYFFGENDLGKKRTDSINKGQLRTDSINRHQNPTVGETKQNTTILRPRILPGNNENT; this is translated from the coding sequence ATGAGAAGTTTGATGCAGCCAAAGATATGGAgatttgtgtgttttgtttcaTCTGTTGTTGGTTTACTCTCTTATGCTCTCAGCTCTTCTTTCAATCATCTATTTGGAAAATGGAATTTTTTGAAGGTATTTCTTTATACCATCTTCAGTTTCATTATATGCCTCACCATCCTTTATGCAAACACATGCCAAACCTCTAGTATAAGTCTTGGACTAAAAGCTCATTTGGTATTTTCTGTTTTCACAATCACCACTGTTTACTCCTTCTTTTTTGATAAAGCAAACGGAAAACCAGATTTATATAGTCTTATCTCGTGTGCTGCTTTTGCTATCATGTCTCTCAGTTTATCTAAGCAGACTCACTTCGGATTCGAAGTTGATCTTTTATATTTTTTCTGCGGGTATCTAACTTTACAACTCATGAAGATTAAATTGTTTTTAGTCGTTGTGGGAGTGATTTTCAGTTATTTCCTGATCATCCTTCGTTTTTATTTGGGCAATCCAATCGAAAGTGTGCATCATAGACTCCAATTTCAAGACCAACATTCGGTAGTCATTCAAGTCCAGCCAGAATCTAGCACTGCTTCAGAAAACGTTCATCTAATCATACGAGAAGAATCCAATAATTCTGAAAGTGCTCAAGTCAATTCCGGTCAAGAAAACATGGATCTAAGGCCAGTCATTCAAACCAATAGTGTTGATAAAGGTCGCATCAAGATGGAGAAGTATACAAGGACTCTAACAAAGATGAATGAGAAGCTTAATCAAATGATTTGGCCGGAGTTTATTAATAATatcaataataacaataataatcaCTTCATTGTTTGGCAGCATTCCTACAAAATCACGGGGATGGAGAACGTCATAGACGGCCTAAACAAAATTGTGGGGATGATGGTGAAATCAGGGTTTAAAACACAGTGTTGCGAACTGTACAACAGTTTCCGAGACAATTTCTTGAACATGTGCCTATGTAGACTTGGATTGCAGGATGTCAACTTGTATGACTTTGAGGATAAGAGTACTCAGAGTTTGATCAATGCTTTTTACATGACTCTGAGAATACTTCTTCCTAACGAGAGAAGGATTTGGGGCCGCGTCTTTTCCGGGTTCTCTCTGGACTGTTGCATTTTTTCCAAGTTGAAATGGAGGAGAATGGAAATCGAATTGTGGAAAAAACTATTAGTATCAGAGACGCATAGTGGCTACAACAGGTTGAAGGATACTTTTCTCGGTTGTGAGGTTCATCCCTTTACGCATGAGGTAATGAAATGCATACTCAATGTTTCTGAAGATAAAGATAATGCAGCTAGTTTCCACATCCATGACCTGATACAACTATTACATAGTAATTTAGTTGCAAAATCAAAAAACTACACAAACGATACTTTAAGGAACCTTTTCATGTTGAATAACAATAGGTACATAGAATTGGTGGCAAGATATCCTCCCTTGAAAACCCTTTTGGGCGAAGATTGGAGTCAAAAGCAAACTTCAACGGTACACAGAAACATTAGAAAGTATATAGAATACTCATGGAATAAGGTTctaaacataataaagaaaagtgagtcaaTGGCTCCTAATGTAGAATCAATGAGATTGTTCAATATCTACTTTTCATATATATGTATAAGGGAATCAATGCGCAGGTCTCTGAATAAGATTTTATTGCCAGAGTATGAAAAATTCATTGGCAGGTTCAAAGATGTTCATGGTAAGGATGTTGCTGATATGTATATTAAGTATGGAATGTCAGACATTGAAGACGGTCTCGATTATTTctttggtgaaaatgatttggGGAAGAAGAGAACCGATTCGATCAACAAGGGGCAGTTAAGAACCGATTCGATCAACCGTCACCAAAACCCAACTGTCGGCGAGACAAAACAGAACACCACCATTCTTAGACCGAGAATCTTGCCAGGGAACAATGAAAACACTTAA